One region of Macadamia integrifolia cultivar HAES 741 chromosome 11, SCU_Mint_v3, whole genome shotgun sequence genomic DNA includes:
- the LOC122093338 gene encoding DNA-binding protein BIN4-like — MFVQIEAVMNDFIQLKPQSNVYEAETMIEGTLDGFSFDSEEEAEKMTKSNAHQIDQNNEGEEQTAGKNKGKVEKALGVNQKKGKMAGKLPKKGKKKSQAPKKAKSAKK, encoded by the exons ATGTTTGTTCAGATAGAGGCTGTCATGAATGACTTCATTCAGCTGAAACCTCAGTCTAACGTTTATGAGGCTGAAACAATGATTGAAG GAACTCTTGATGGATTCTCGTTTGACTCAGAAGAGGAAGCAGAGAAGATGACTAAATCAAATGCTCATCAGATTGATCAGAACAATGAAGGGGAGGAACAAACTGCGGGGAAGAACAAGGGAAAAGTTGAGAAAGCATTG GGAGTGAAtcagaagaagggaaaaatggCTGGAAAGTTgccaaagaaggggaaaaagaaatctCAAGCTCCAAAGAAAGCAAAATCTGCCAAGAAATGA